Proteins encoded in a region of the Zea mays cultivar B73 chromosome 4, Zm-B73-REFERENCE-NAM-5.0, whole genome shotgun sequence genome:
- the LOC118476888 gene encoding uncharacterized protein: protein MAEAAQRDEARWELVMKKLSCLVQKMESLVGGQADLAAAVAQQAAEDLPVLPQFVRSAGNTTTPVFDEGPVFDDELPIDFGSQGKTASMAAASAMEVPGSTPTPSVPFYDSVDIFHLNSEPVYDVYDDDEDGDSSQQAVVLAADKNYYPTAEEMYGPGMEALVMDEVEQPLEQPIVADALALLEEMRGKGYHADVMRALCKLRDADRTVQVLGEMMEVGFRPWVLTLTYNFVVAVLVKAGRMEEALKVKDQMLLVAGKKMDVVLATTLMHGYCLLGEVGKALDLFNEAVRDGVTATNVTYAVLIKGCDAEGMTDKAYELCRQMIEQGLLSSTHGFNLVITGLLRDKRWEDAISLLEVMVDIPSAGTAAKCEELDIMTECVAQCNLVTAVSSDFHPEFICLFVKKFGGSVAVSSKRVLFLSWGYMEEYEVLIPFQFLQVRESQVNDVCQDMGVGDKCLAAIHDFGDVQGVDEAKEELVEIVSCLHGSLNSKKLGAKLPWGVLLVGPPGTGNTLLAWAVAGEAGIPFFYVSASEFVEAFVGRGLARVRELFKEAKEAAPSIIFIDELDVMGGNRGRSSNDVRDQTLNQLIAEMDGFDSDMKVIVMAATNRPKALDVALCRPGHFSKKVQSWRLGPFTLGVSGLQLGPYMRRQWDPGITNGQLVMSCEELALQIAVLLGDKQHFVGAIM from the coding sequence ATGGCTGAGGCGGCACAACGGGATGAAGCGCGCTGGGAGTTGGTTATGAAGAAGCTGAGTTGTCTGGTCCAGAAGATGGAGTCGTTGGTGGGGGGTCAGGCAGATCTAGCAGCAGCGGTGGCGCAGCAAGCGGCGGAGGATCTGCCCGTTCTGCCTCAGTTCGTTCGATCTGCGGGCAATACCACGACGCCAGTCTTTGACGAGGGACCTGTCTTCGACGACGAGCTGCCCATCGACTTCGGTTCCCAGGGGAAGACCGCGTCCATGGCGGCAGCAAGCGCCATGGAGGTCCCCGGATCCACCCCGACGCCCTCCGTCCCCTTCTACGACAGCGTCGACATCTTCCACCTCAATAGTGAACCCGTCTACGACGTCTACGATGACGACGAGGATGGCGATTCGTCGCAGCAGGCCGTGGTGCTCGCTGCGGACAAGAACTACTACCCCACCGCTGAAGAGATGTACGGGCCGGGCATGGAGGCGCTTGTCATGGACGAGGTCGAGCAACCGCTGGAGCAGCCCATCGTCGCAGACGCGCTTGCGCTGCTCGAGGAGATGCGAGGCAAGGGGTACCATGCTGACGTGATGAGGGCCTTGTGCAAGCTGCGCGATGCAGACAGGACGGTCCAGGTGCTCGGGGAGATGATGGAGGTCGGCTTCAGGCCATGGGTCTTGACATTGACATACAACTTTGTGGTGGCTGTGCTCGTGAAGGCAGGAAGGATGGAGGAGGCACTAAAGGTGAAGGATCAGATGTTGTTGGTTGCTGGAAAGAAGATGGATGTGGTTCTCGCGACAACATTGATGCATGGGTATTGCTTGCTCGGTGAAGTTGGGAAAGCGTTGGATTTATTTAACGAGGCTGTCAGGGATGGTGTGACAGCAACCAATGTGACATATGCGGTTCTGATAAAAGGTTGTGATGCAGAGGGGATGACAGATAAGGCATATGAGCTATGTCGTCAGATGATAGAGCAGGGATTGCTGTCAAGCACACATGGGTTCAATTTGGTGATAACAGGTCTGTTAAGAGACAAGCGGTGGGAGGATGCCATCAGCTTGCTTGAGGTTATGGTTGATATACCTTCTGCCGGTACTGCGGCTAAGTGTGAAGAGCTTGATATCATGACAGAATGTGTTGCTCAATGCAATCTTGTCACTGCTGTGTCCTCTGATTTTCATCCTGAATTCATCTGTCTGTTTGTCAAAAAATTTGGTGGCTCTGTGGCAGTATCAAGCAAGAGAGTATTGTTTCTCAGTTGGGGCTACATGGAGGAGTATGAGGTTCTGATTCCATTTCAGTTCCTTCAGGTTCGTGAGAGCCAAGTAAATGATGTTTGCCAGGACATGGGTGTGGGAGATAAGTGCTTGGCTGCCATTCATGACTTTGGCGATGTTCAGGGTGTAGATGAAGCAAAGGAGGAGCTTGTTGAGATAGTGAGCTGTCTGCATGGTTCACTGAACTCCAAGAAGCTTGGAGCAAAATTGCCCTGGGGTGTCCTGCTTGTTGGCCCTCCAGGAACTGGAAACACTCTTCTAGCATGGGCAGTTGCAGGAGAGGCTGGAATTCCATTTTTCTATGTTTCTGCTAGTGAGTTTGTTGAAGCTTTTGTTGGAAGAGGTCTTGCCCGTGTCAGGGAATTGTTCAAGGAAGCCAAAGAAGCTGCTCCATCCATCATTTTTATTGATGAACTTGATGTTATGGGTGGAAatagaggtagaagttctaacgATGTGAGGGACCAAACTCTAAACCAGCTAATTGCAGAAATGGATGGTTTTGACTCGGACATGAAAGTTATTGTCATGGCTGCTACTAACAGGCCAAAAGCACTGGATGTTGCTCTTTGTCGGCCTGGTCACTTCTCCAAAAAGGTGCAGTCTTGGAGACTTGGTCCTTTTACTCTAGGAGTAAGTGGTCTGCAACTTGGGCCATACATGAGGAGACAATGGGATCCTGGTATTACAAATGGGCAATTGGTGATGAGCTGCGAGGAGCTAGCTTTGCAGATCGCAGTGTTGCTTGGGGACAAGCAACATTTCGTCGGGGCGATAATGTAA
- the LOC100283203 gene encoding uncharacterized LOC100283203, with amino-acid sequence MVCAKCEKKLGKVIVPDKWKEGASNTNESGGRKINENKLLSKKNRWTPYGNTKCIICKQQVHQDAKYCHTCAYSKGVCAMCGKQVLDTKLYKQSNV; translated from the exons ATGGTGTGCGCTAAGT GCGAGAAGAAGCTCGG GAAGGTGATCGTGCCTGACAAGTGGAAGGAGGGCGCCAGCAACACCAACGAGAGCGGCGGCCGCAAGATCAACGAGAACAAGCTCCTCTCCAAGAAGAACAG GTGGACTCCGTACGGAAACACCAAATGTATAATCTGCAAGCAACAGGTGCACCAGGACGCAAAATATTGCCACACCTGTGCTTATTCAAAAG GAGTGTGCGCAATGTGTGGGAAGCAAGTGTTGGACACGAAGCTCTACAAGCAAAGCAACGTGTGA